GAAGggagagagggaagagagataGACAGACATACAGGAAAGAGTGAGGGATTTAAGAAATGGGCATGCAACTACGAGCCTGCTCTTCTCCTATTcatcaaaatatctcattttccCCTGCAAATCCTTTGTTAATCCACAGCCATTTCGTCCAAAACAAAGGAATTGTCTTAGAAAGGCATTTTGGTGTCAATCCCACTAGCAGCAGAAGCATAAGCGGCATAGGAGGAAGAAGAACGAGAAGAAGAGTAAATGGAATCGTGGCGTCAACTAACGTGGCTGCACCATTCTGGGATGATTGGAAACCCCAGAAGCGCCCTGCAGCTCCTTCCCTCAGCGACATCCTCTGGCCTTCTGCAGGTTTTGAGATTTGCTAGATTTAGATACAGATACTTCCCAATGACTTAGAATGTGCTTAATTGTTCAAGTTTCTTCCTGTAGGGGCGTTCGCTGCAATGGCAATATTGGGCAAGATGGATCAGTTTTTGGCCCCAAGAGGCATTTCAATGACAATTGCACCTTTGGGGGCTGTTTCTGCTGTTCTCTTTGCCGCTCCCTCCTCTCCAGCTGCCCGggtagactctctctctctctctctctgtggcttGAATCG
This Carya illinoinensis cultivar Pawnee chromosome 11, C.illinoinensisPawnee_v1, whole genome shotgun sequence DNA region includes the following protein-coding sequences:
- the LOC122280619 gene encoding uncharacterized protein LOC122280619 is translated as MGMQLRACSSPIHQNISFSPANPLLIHSHFVQNKGIVLERHFGVNPTSSRSISGIGGRRTRRRVNGIVASTNVAAPFWDDWKPQKRPAAPSLSDILWPSAGAFAAMAILGKMDQFLAPRGISMTIAPLGAVSAVLFAAPSSPAARKYNMFIAQIGCAAIGVLAFSIFGPGWFARSIALATSIAFMIYTGASHPPAASLPILFIDGAKLHHLNFWYALFPGAAGCILLCLIQEMVFYLKDNFKF